The Exiguobacterium aurantiacum DSM 6208 genome includes a window with the following:
- the cysK gene encoding cysteine synthase A has product MRIVDSVTDLIGKTPIVKLNGLTGPDDATVYMKLEYMNPGSSVKDRIALAMIEAAEKDGALKPGDTIIEPTSGNTGIGLAMVSAAKGYKTILVMPETMSMERRNLLRGYGAELILTPGPEGMGGAIRRATEEAEANGYFLPQQFNNVANPNVHEMTTGPEIVEAFEAAGLDVDAFIAGVGTGGTITGAGKVLKAKYPDVQILAVEPVDSPVLSGGKPGPHKIQGIGAGFIPSILDTEIYEGVLQITTDQAFEYARLAARTNGVLGGISSGAAIAAAVDTAKRLGKGKNVLAIIPSNGERYLSTPLYQFDEESDSVRS; this is encoded by the coding sequence ATGCGTATCGTAGATTCAGTGACAGATTTGATTGGGAAGACACCGATTGTGAAATTGAACGGTCTTACGGGACCGGATGACGCCACGGTTTATATGAAGTTGGAGTATATGAATCCAGGGTCGAGTGTAAAAGACCGGATTGCCTTAGCGATGATCGAGGCGGCCGAAAAAGACGGTGCCTTAAAACCGGGTGACACGATCATTGAACCGACGAGCGGGAACACCGGAATCGGTTTGGCGATGGTCAGTGCCGCTAAAGGGTACAAGACCATTCTCGTCATGCCGGAAACGATGAGCATGGAACGTCGCAACTTACTTCGCGGTTATGGCGCTGAGCTCATCTTGACGCCAGGTCCGGAAGGGATGGGCGGAGCGATTCGCCGCGCGACAGAAGAAGCTGAGGCGAACGGATATTTCCTCCCCCAACAATTCAACAACGTGGCCAACCCGAACGTCCATGAGATGACGACAGGACCAGAAATCGTCGAGGCGTTTGAAGCGGCCGGTTTGGACGTCGATGCGTTCATCGCGGGCGTCGGTACAGGCGGTACGATCACGGGAGCCGGTAAAGTGTTGAAGGCGAAATACCCAGACGTGCAAATTTTGGCGGTCGAGCCAGTCGATTCACCGGTCTTGTCGGGCGGAAAGCCTGGTCCGCATAAAATCCAAGGAATCGGGGCCGGCTTTATCCCTTCGATCCTCGATACGGAGATTTATGAAGGCGTCCTTCAAATCACGACGGACCAAGCGTTCGAATATGCTCGACTCGCGGCGCGTACGAACGGCGTCCTCGGCGGCATCTCGTCAGGTGCGGCCATCGCTGCAGCAGTCGACACAGCTAAACGACTCGGCAAAGGCAAAAACGTGCTTGCGATCATCCCGTCGAACGGGGAACGGTACTTGAGCACACCGCTCTATCAATTCGACGAAGAATCGGACAGCGTTCGTTCATAA